A window from Streptomyces subrutilus encodes these proteins:
- a CDS encoding potassium-transporting ATPase subunit C → MNTSVGNTARLLGAGLRALLVLTVLCGVLYPLAVTGIAQAAFPGRANGSEIEDASGRVVGSSLIGQSYHLPKQNPDDPDEAPRPDLKWFQPRPSAGLGSNTVNQQYALILSGATNKAADNPDLVTMVTEAKAAVVADNTTASYRVDPSEVPADAVTSSASGLDPDISPAYARLQAHRVAERNGLDVAQVEKLVAEHTSGRVLGFMGEPRVNVLELNTALGALTKG, encoded by the coding sequence ATGAACACCTCTGTCGGCAACACCGCCCGCCTGCTCGGGGCCGGTCTGCGCGCGCTCCTCGTCCTGACCGTCCTGTGCGGCGTCCTCTACCCGCTGGCCGTCACCGGCATCGCCCAGGCCGCCTTCCCCGGCCGGGCCAACGGCTCCGAGATCGAGGACGCGAGCGGCCGGGTCGTCGGCTCCTCCCTCATCGGCCAGAGCTACCACCTGCCCAAGCAGAACCCCGACGACCCGGACGAGGCCCCCCGCCCCGACCTGAAGTGGTTCCAGCCGCGCCCCTCGGCCGGCCTCGGCTCCAACACCGTCAACCAGCAGTACGCGCTGATCCTCTCCGGCGCCACCAACAAGGCCGCGGACAACCCCGACCTCGTCACCATGGTCACCGAGGCGAAGGCCGCCGTCGTCGCCGACAACACCACGGCCTCCTACCGGGTCGACCCGTCCGAGGTACCGGCCGACGCCGTCACCTCCTCCGCGTCCGGCCTGGACCCGGACATCTCCCCCGCCTACGCCCGGCTCCAGGCGCACCGCGTCGCCGAGCGCAACGGCCTCGACGTCGCGCAGGTCGAGAAGCTCGTCGCCGAGCACACCAGCGGCCGCGTCCTCGGCTTCATGGGCGAACCGCGTGTCAACGTCCTGGAGCTCAACACCGCGCTCGGCGCGCTGACCAAGGGCTGA
- a CDS encoding APC family permease, with protein sequence MRKLVALPVLSADALSSVAYGPEAMLAVLVLAGTAGLAHALPVAGAIAFLMLAVGLSYRQTIRAYPHGGGSYIVAGANLGPSAGLIAAAGLMTDYVLTVAVSIASGVAAITSAVPSLTAATVPLGVGVIVLLLAGNLRGIRQAGALFAAPTYLFIGAVFALVVAGLVTAAGHDFEPRPTPPLPVTETAGLLLVMRAFSSGATAMTGIEAISNAVPAFKPVEWRNARTTLTWMVGLLIAMFAGIVALIQLTGVVPDARETVLSQLAHLGFGSGAMYVFVQAATAAVLLLAANTAYNDFPRVLSLLARDDYAPRVFMRLGDRLAYSNGVLLLSVAAALVFVAFDGRTGALIPLYAVGVFLAFTLSQTGMVVHWWRRRDRHWRKSMLFNAVGALLSALVFLTAGITKFTEGAWVAIVAVGVFLYVTTRIRRHYASARAALRLHAQALELPARAAAAPPPHAGPAPAPAPALGQAVAGGAVGRRAAQGGGAPGTGEDEELPAEVRNLSVVALATLDLASMRTLAYAASLQQPVLVLHISLSDHEGRRFRDYWTLWGDHLPMEVIVSPYRAVVAPLVHYLEALHHRHPELTLTVILPEIVTRRRRHQLLHSRTASRLRRSLRPLPKIVITTVPFHLP encoded by the coding sequence ATGCGCAAGCTGGTGGCGCTGCCGGTGCTGTCCGCCGACGCGCTCTCGTCGGTCGCGTACGGCCCCGAGGCGATGCTCGCGGTCCTGGTGCTGGCCGGGACGGCCGGGCTCGCCCACGCGCTGCCCGTCGCCGGGGCGATCGCGTTCCTGATGCTGGCCGTCGGCCTGTCGTACCGTCAGACCATCCGCGCCTACCCGCACGGCGGCGGCTCGTACATCGTCGCCGGTGCCAACCTCGGCCCGTCGGCCGGTCTGATCGCGGCGGCCGGACTGATGACGGACTACGTCCTGACCGTCGCGGTGTCGATCGCCTCCGGGGTGGCCGCCATCACCTCGGCCGTCCCCTCCCTGACCGCCGCGACCGTCCCCCTCGGCGTGGGCGTGATCGTCCTGCTCCTCGCCGGCAACCTGCGCGGCATCCGGCAGGCGGGCGCCCTCTTCGCCGCCCCCACCTACCTCTTCATCGGCGCCGTGTTCGCGCTGGTCGTCGCCGGACTGGTGACCGCCGCCGGCCACGACTTCGAGCCCCGCCCCACCCCGCCGCTGCCCGTGACGGAGACGGCCGGCCTGCTGCTGGTCATGCGGGCCTTCTCCTCCGGTGCCACCGCGATGACCGGCATCGAGGCGATCTCCAACGCCGTGCCCGCCTTCAAGCCGGTCGAATGGCGCAACGCGCGCACCACCCTGACCTGGATGGTGGGCCTGCTCATCGCCATGTTCGCCGGCATCGTGGCCCTCATCCAGCTCACCGGAGTGGTGCCGGACGCGCGCGAGACCGTGCTCTCCCAGCTCGCGCACCTCGGCTTCGGCTCGGGAGCGATGTACGTCTTCGTCCAGGCGGCCACGGCCGCCGTACTGCTGCTGGCGGCGAACACGGCGTACAACGACTTCCCCCGCGTCCTGTCCCTCCTGGCACGCGACGACTACGCGCCCCGCGTCTTCATGCGGCTGGGCGACCGGCTCGCGTACAGCAACGGCGTCCTGCTGCTCTCCGTCGCGGCCGCCCTGGTCTTCGTCGCCTTCGACGGCCGGACCGGCGCGCTGATCCCGCTGTACGCGGTCGGCGTCTTCCTCGCCTTCACCCTGTCGCAGACCGGCATGGTCGTCCACTGGTGGCGGCGGCGCGACCGGCACTGGCGCAAGAGCATGCTGTTCAACGCCGTCGGCGCCCTGCTGTCCGCGCTCGTCTTCCTCACGGCGGGCATCACCAAGTTCACCGAAGGGGCCTGGGTGGCGATCGTCGCCGTGGGCGTCTTCCTCTACGTCACCACCCGCATCCGACGCCACTACGCGTCGGCCCGCGCGGCCCTGCGCCTGCACGCGCAGGCCCTGGAACTGCCCGCCCGCGCCGCCGCGGCGCCGCCGCCCCACGCGGGCCCGGCCCCGGCCCCGGCCCCGGCCCTCGGACAGGCCGTCGCAGGAGGGGCCGTCGGACGGCGGGCCGCGCAGGGGGGCGGGGCGCCCGGCACCGGGGAGGACGAGGAACTGCCCGCAGAGGTCCGGAACCTGTCCGTCGTCGCACTGGCCACCCTCGACCTCGCGAGCATGCGCACCCTCGCCTACGCCGCCTCGCTCCAGCAGCCCGTGCTCGTGCTCCACATCAGCCTGTCCGACCACGAGGGCCGGCGCTTCCGCGACTACTGGACCCTGTGGGGCGACCACCTCCCGATGGAGGTCATCGTCTCCCCGTACCGGGCGGTCGTCGCGCCCCTGGTCCACTACCTGGAGGCGCTGCACCACCGGCACCCGGAGCTCACCCTCACCGTGATCCTGCCGGAGATCGTCACCCGCCGCCGCAGACACCAACTGCTGCACAGCCGGACCGCGTCGCGCCTGCGCCGCTCCCTGCGCCCCCTGCCCAAGATCGTCATCACCACGGTCCCCTTCCACCTGCCGTAG
- a CDS encoding VOC family protein, whose product MVHVLGSRVLLHPTDPERSRAFYGGALGLAVYREFGTGPERGTVYFLGGGFLEVSGRSDTPPVPGLQLWLQVDDVRAAHAELLGAGVRVLRPPVKEPWGLIEMWLADPDGVRIAVVEVPSDHPLRYRP is encoded by the coding sequence ATGGTGCACGTACTCGGCAGCAGGGTCCTGCTGCATCCCACGGATCCGGAACGCTCCCGCGCCTTCTACGGCGGCGCCCTGGGCCTCGCCGTCTACCGCGAGTTCGGGACCGGCCCGGAACGGGGAACGGTCTACTTCCTCGGCGGCGGTTTCCTGGAGGTCTCCGGCCGCTCCGACACCCCGCCCGTGCCCGGCCTCCAGCTCTGGCTCCAGGTCGACGACGTGCGGGCGGCGCACGCCGAGCTGCTCGGGGCGGGGGTGCGGGTGCTGCGGCCGCCCGTGAAGGAGCCCTGGGGGCTGATCGAGATGTGGCTCGCGGATCCGGACGGCGTGCGGATCGCCGTGGTCGAGGTGCCGTCGGACCACCCGCTGCGCTACCGCCCCTGA
- the kdpB gene encoding potassium-transporting ATPase subunit KdpB — translation MSTITPTRAPHDDLPTGHQPAAGRVGGGLFDPKQLIRSFPDAVRKLDPRTMIKSPVMFVVLIGSVVTTVLAAADPTDWFGWAITAWLWLTTIFANLAEAVAEGRGKAQADTLRKAKTDTVARRLSGRTEERVPGTALRIGDLVVCEAGDVIPGDGDVVEGVASVDESAITGESAPVIRESGGDRSAVTGGTKVLSDRIVVKITTKPGETFIDRMIALVEGAARQKTPNEIALNILLASLTIVFLLAVVTLQPFAVYAGAEQSLIVLAALLVCLIPTTIGALLSAIGIAGMDRLVQRNVLAMSGRAVEAAGDVSTLLLDKTGTITLGNRQAAEFVPVTGVTEAELADAAQLSSLADETPEGRSIVVLAKEKYGLRERHQGDLAHAEWIAFTAQTRMSGVDVEGRKTRKGAAGSVIAWVRERGGRVSEDAGVLADRISGAGGTPLLVAVEDAKGARVLGVVHLKDVVKEGMRERFEELRRMGIKTVMITGDNPLTAKAIAEEAGVDDYLAEATPEDKMALIKREQAGGKLVAMTGDGTNDAPALAQADVGVAMNTGTSAAKEAGNMVDLDSNPTKLIEIVEIGKQLLITRGALTTFSIANDVAKYFAIIPAMFAVVYPGLDKLNVMGLHSPQSAILSAVVFNALVIVALVPLALRGVRYKPASADRMLRRNLAVYGLGGLVAPFIGIKLIDLLITLIPGIG, via the coding sequence ATGAGCACCATCACCCCGACCCGAGCCCCGCACGACGACCTGCCCACGGGGCACCAGCCCGCCGCCGGCCGGGTCGGCGGGGGCCTGTTCGACCCGAAGCAGCTGATCAGGTCCTTCCCGGACGCGGTGCGCAAGCTCGACCCGCGCACCATGATCAAGTCGCCGGTCATGTTCGTCGTGCTCATCGGCTCGGTCGTCACCACGGTGCTGGCGGCCGCGGACCCGACGGACTGGTTCGGCTGGGCGATCACGGCCTGGCTGTGGCTGACCACGATCTTCGCGAACCTGGCCGAGGCCGTCGCCGAGGGCCGCGGCAAGGCCCAGGCCGACACGCTGCGCAAGGCCAAGACCGACACCGTCGCCCGCCGGCTCAGCGGCCGGACGGAGGAGCGGGTGCCCGGCACCGCGCTGCGCATCGGCGACCTGGTCGTCTGCGAGGCCGGTGACGTCATCCCCGGCGACGGCGACGTCGTCGAGGGCGTCGCCTCCGTCGACGAGTCCGCCATCACCGGCGAATCGGCCCCCGTCATCCGCGAATCGGGCGGCGACCGCTCCGCCGTCACCGGCGGCACCAAGGTCCTCTCCGACCGGATCGTCGTCAAGATCACGACGAAGCCCGGCGAGACCTTCATCGACCGCATGATCGCCCTCGTCGAGGGCGCGGCCCGGCAGAAGACGCCGAACGAGATCGCGCTGAACATCCTCCTCGCGTCCCTCACGATCGTCTTCCTGCTGGCCGTCGTCACCCTCCAGCCCTTCGCGGTCTACGCGGGCGCCGAGCAGTCGCTGATCGTGCTGGCCGCACTGCTCGTCTGTCTGATCCCCACCACCATCGGCGCCCTGCTCTCCGCGATCGGCATCGCCGGCATGGACCGCCTGGTCCAGCGCAACGTCCTGGCCATGTCCGGGCGGGCGGTCGAAGCCGCCGGTGACGTCTCCACGCTGCTCCTCGACAAGACCGGCACCATCACCCTCGGCAACCGCCAGGCCGCGGAGTTCGTCCCGGTCACGGGCGTGACCGAGGCCGAACTGGCCGACGCCGCCCAGCTGTCGTCGCTCGCGGACGAGACCCCCGAGGGGCGCTCCATCGTCGTCCTGGCGAAGGAGAAGTACGGACTGCGGGAGCGCCACCAGGGCGACCTGGCGCACGCCGAGTGGATCGCCTTCACCGCGCAGACCCGGATGTCGGGCGTGGACGTCGAGGGCCGCAAGACCCGCAAGGGCGCGGCCGGTTCGGTCATCGCGTGGGTACGGGAACGCGGCGGGCGGGTGTCCGAGGACGCCGGCGTGCTCGCCGACCGGATCTCCGGAGCCGGCGGCACCCCGCTGCTGGTGGCCGTCGAGGACGCGAAGGGCGCCCGGGTTCTGGGCGTCGTCCACCTCAAGGACGTGGTCAAGGAGGGCATGCGCGAGCGGTTCGAGGAACTGCGCCGCATGGGCATCAAGACCGTCATGATCACGGGCGACAACCCGTTGACCGCGAAGGCCATCGCGGAGGAGGCCGGCGTCGACGACTACCTCGCCGAGGCCACCCCCGAGGACAAGATGGCCCTGATCAAGCGGGAGCAGGCCGGCGGCAAGCTCGTCGCGATGACCGGTGACGGCACCAACGACGCCCCCGCCCTCGCCCAGGCCGACGTCGGCGTCGCCATGAACACCGGGACCTCGGCCGCCAAGGAGGCCGGGAACATGGTGGACCTCGACTCCAACCCCACCAAGCTCATCGAGATCGTCGAGATCGGCAAGCAGCTCCTGATCACCCGGGGAGCCCTGACCACGTTCTCCATCGCCAACGACGTGGCCAAGTACTTCGCGATCATCCCCGCCATGTTCGCCGTGGTCTACCCGGGCCTCGACAAGCTCAACGTCATGGGCCTGCACTCGCCGCAGTCCGCCATCCTCTCCGCCGTCGTCTTCAACGCCCTCGTCATCGTCGCGCTCGTCCCGCTCGCCCTCAGGGGCGTCCGCTACAAGCCGGCCAGCGCCGACCGGATGCTCCGCCGCAACCTGGCCGTCTACGGACTCGGCGGCCTCGTCGCCCCGTTCATCGGCATCAAGCTCATCGACCTCCTCATCACCCTCATCCCCGGAATCGGCTGA
- a CDS encoding sensor histidine kinase has product MRRGKLRIHLGSAPGVGKTYAMLAEAHRRVERGTDCVVGFVEHHHRPRTEVMLHGLDVVARRELAHRESVFTEMDVDAVLARRPAVALVDELAHTNVPGSRNTKRWQDVEELLRAGIDVVTTLNIQHLESLGDVVESITGVRQRETVPDEVVRRADQIELVDMDPQALRRRMAHGNIYRPDKVDAALSNHFRPGNLTALRELALLWVADHVDEYLRQYRGEHDIRSTWQARERIVVGLTGGPEGHTLIRRAARLAEKGAGGEVLAVYVSAGDGLSAASPKELAVQRTLVEGLGGTFHHVIGEDVPHALLEFARGVNATQIVLGVSRRRPWQYVLGRGVSATVAVESGPDIDVHLVTHDAVAKGRGLPVARGARLGRSRVTWGWLTGTAGPAALALLLHEAGPELGLANDMLLFLTFTVAAALLGGLLPALASAAFGSLLLNYFFTPPLYRLTVSDPRNIVAISIFVGVAVSVASVVDLAARRTHQAARLRAESEILSFLAGSVLRGESSLDALLERLRETFAMRSVALLERAGETEPWTTAAAVGAHPAGRPEDADVDLPVGEHLALALTGRVLPAEDRRVLGAFGAQAAVVLDRQRLVDEAGRARELAEGNRIRTALLAAVSHDLRTPLAGIKASVTSLRSADVEWSEDDRAALLAGVEEGADRLAALIGNLLDMSRLNTGAVVPLIRETDLDEVVPMALRGVPEDSVELDIPETLPMVAVDRGLLERVVANVVENAVKHSPGGEPVLVSASSLLGRVELRVVDRGPGVPEEAKERIFEPFQRHGDAPRGAGVGLGLAVARGFTEAIGGTLTTEDTPGGGLTMVLSLPTARPASPVRPGPSR; this is encoded by the coding sequence ATGAGACGCGGAAAGCTCCGGATCCACCTCGGCTCGGCGCCGGGCGTCGGGAAGACGTACGCGATGCTCGCCGAGGCCCACCGCAGGGTCGAGCGCGGCACCGACTGCGTCGTCGGCTTCGTCGAGCACCACCACCGGCCGCGCACCGAAGTGATGCTGCACGGCCTGGACGTCGTCGCACGGCGCGAACTCGCGCACCGCGAGAGCGTGTTCACGGAGATGGACGTGGACGCGGTGCTCGCGCGCCGGCCGGCCGTCGCCCTCGTCGACGAGCTCGCGCACACCAACGTCCCCGGCTCGCGCAACACCAAGCGCTGGCAGGACGTGGAGGAGCTGCTGCGGGCCGGCATCGACGTGGTCACCACCCTGAACATCCAGCACCTGGAGTCGCTCGGCGACGTGGTCGAGTCGATCACCGGCGTCCGCCAGCGCGAGACGGTGCCGGACGAGGTGGTGCGCCGGGCCGACCAGATCGAGCTGGTCGACATGGACCCGCAGGCCCTGCGCCGCCGGATGGCCCACGGCAACATCTACCGGCCGGACAAGGTCGACGCCGCCCTCTCCAACCACTTCCGCCCCGGCAACCTCACCGCGCTGCGCGAACTCGCCCTGCTCTGGGTGGCCGACCACGTCGACGAGTACCTCCGGCAGTACCGCGGCGAGCACGACATCCGCTCGACCTGGCAGGCCCGCGAGCGCATCGTCGTCGGGCTGACCGGCGGCCCGGAGGGTCACACCCTCATCCGGCGGGCCGCGCGCCTCGCCGAGAAGGGGGCCGGCGGCGAGGTCCTCGCCGTCTACGTCTCGGCCGGCGACGGCCTGTCCGCCGCCTCCCCCAAGGAGCTCGCCGTCCAGCGGACCCTGGTCGAGGGCCTCGGCGGCACGTTCCACCACGTCATCGGCGAGGACGTCCCGCACGCGCTGCTGGAGTTCGCCCGCGGCGTCAACGCGACCCAGATCGTCCTCGGCGTCAGCCGGCGCAGGCCCTGGCAGTACGTCCTCGGCCGCGGGGTCAGCGCCACCGTGGCCGTCGAGTCGGGCCCGGACATCGACGTGCACCTGGTCACCCACGACGCCGTCGCCAAGGGCCGCGGCCTGCCGGTGGCCCGCGGTGCCCGGCTCGGCCGGTCCCGCGTCACCTGGGGATGGCTGACCGGGACCGCCGGACCGGCCGCGCTCGCGCTCCTGCTCCACGAGGCCGGCCCCGAGCTCGGCCTGGCCAACGACATGCTGCTCTTCCTCACCTTCACCGTCGCCGCCGCGCTGCTGGGCGGCCTGCTGCCCGCGCTCGCGTCGGCCGCGTTCGGGTCCCTGCTGCTGAACTACTTCTTCACTCCGCCGCTGTACCGGCTCACCGTGTCCGACCCCCGCAACATCGTCGCCATCTCGATCTTCGTCGGCGTGGCCGTCTCGGTGGCCTCCGTCGTCGACCTGGCCGCCCGCCGCACCCACCAGGCGGCCCGGCTGCGCGCCGAGTCCGAGATACTCTCCTTCCTCGCCGGCAGCGTCCTGCGCGGCGAAAGCTCCCTGGACGCCCTGCTGGAGCGGCTGCGGGAGACTTTCGCCATGCGGTCCGTGGCCCTGTTGGAGCGGGCCGGCGAGACCGAGCCCTGGACCACGGCCGCCGCCGTGGGCGCCCACCCGGCCGGCCGGCCCGAGGACGCGGACGTCGACCTGCCGGTCGGCGAACACCTGGCCCTCGCGCTGACCGGCCGGGTGCTGCCCGCCGAGGACCGCCGGGTGCTCGGTGCCTTCGGCGCCCAGGCCGCCGTCGTCCTGGACCGGCAGCGCCTGGTCGACGAGGCAGGCAGGGCCCGCGAACTCGCCGAGGGCAACCGCATCCGCACCGCCCTGCTGGCCGCCGTCAGCCACGACCTGCGCACCCCGCTCGCCGGCATCAAGGCCTCCGTCACCTCCCTGCGCTCCGCGGACGTGGAGTGGTCCGAGGACGACCGCGCCGCACTGCTGGCGGGCGTCGAGGAGGGCGCCGACCGCCTCGCCGCGCTGATCGGCAACCTCCTCGACATGTCCCGACTGAACACCGGGGCCGTCGTCCCGCTGATCCGCGAGACCGACCTCGACGAGGTGGTCCCGATGGCGCTGCGCGGCGTACCGGAGGACAGCGTCGAGCTCGACATCCCCGAGACCCTGCCGATGGTCGCGGTGGACCGCGGACTGCTGGAGCGGGTGGTGGCCAACGTGGTCGAGAACGCCGTCAAGCACAGCCCCGGCGGGGAGCCGGTGCTGGTGTCCGCCAGCTCCCTGCTCGGCCGGGTCGAGCTGCGGGTCGTCGACCGCGGGCCCGGTGTGCCCGAGGAGGCCAAGGAGCGCATCTTCGAACCCTTCCAGCGGCACGGCGACGCCCCGCGCGGAGCCGGGGTCGGCCTCGGGCTCGCCGTGGCCCGCGGCTTCACCGAGGCCATCGGGGGCACCCTGACCACCGAGGACACCCCGGGCGGCGGCCTGACCATGGTCCTCAGCCTGCCCACCGCGCGGCCCGCGTCCCCGGTCCGCCCGGGACCGTCGCGTTGA
- a CDS encoding ABC transporter ATP-binding protein produces MNHRTAPATGAAPADRAATEAVRCRGLDYAFGETRAVAGLDLSVRAGEVFGLLGPNGAGKTTAIRCVTTLLPVSPGTVSVFGHDAAKEKMAVRRLLGYVPQQLSADAGMTGRENVALFARVFDVARRERAARVAQALAAVDLTGAADRMAKTYSGGMIRRLELAQALVSAPRLLMLDEPTIGLDPIARTTVWDRITTVRRATGMTVLVTTHSMEEAEQYCDRVGLMHRGRIHALGTPAALRAELRARRRTAADASARADVLPTLEDVFREVAGRGLDEEGGDFHDVRNARHTAARLG; encoded by the coding sequence ATGAACCACAGGACCGCACCCGCGACCGGAGCGGCGCCCGCCGACAGGGCGGCCACCGAGGCCGTGCGCTGCCGCGGGCTGGACTACGCGTTCGGCGAGACCCGGGCCGTGGCCGGCCTCGACCTGTCCGTACGGGCCGGCGAGGTCTTCGGCCTCCTCGGCCCCAACGGCGCCGGGAAGACCACCGCGATCCGCTGTGTCACCACCCTTCTGCCCGTTTCCCCGGGCACGGTGTCGGTGTTCGGCCACGACGCGGCGAAGGAGAAGATGGCGGTGCGCCGCCTGCTGGGCTACGTACCGCAGCAGTTGTCCGCGGACGCCGGGATGACGGGCCGGGAGAACGTGGCGCTCTTCGCCCGCGTCTTCGACGTCGCGCGCCGCGAGCGCGCCGCGCGGGTCGCCCAGGCACTGGCCGCCGTCGACCTCACCGGCGCGGCCGACCGGATGGCCAAGACCTATTCGGGCGGCATGATCCGTCGGCTGGAGCTCGCGCAGGCGCTGGTCAGCGCGCCCCGGCTGCTGATGCTCGACGAGCCGACGATCGGTCTCGACCCCATCGCCCGCACCACCGTCTGGGACCGCATCACCACCGTGCGGCGGGCCACGGGCATGACGGTGCTGGTGACCACGCACTCCATGGAGGAGGCCGAGCAGTACTGCGACCGGGTGGGGCTGATGCACCGGGGCCGCATCCACGCGCTCGGCACCCCGGCCGCGTTGCGCGCGGAGCTGCGCGCCCGGCGGCGCACGGCCGCGGACGCGTCGGCGCGGGCGGACGTGCTGCCCACGCTGGAGGACGTCTTCCGCGAGGTCGCGGGCCGGGGGCTCGACGAGGAGGGAGGCGACTTCCACGATGTCAGGAACGCACGCCATACGGCGGCCCGGCTCGGCTGA
- a CDS encoding MarR family winged helix-turn-helix transcriptional regulator, translated as MASVEFPDSLADVLAGVQRMVRRRLRHGTPAPALRGAQVELLRLVVSRPGIRVSEAARELYLAGNSVSTLVHQLSRAGFLRRETDAADRRSVRLLPTTAAASRLADWEQRRSALVREQVARLPADERAALAAALPALRRLARNLHEDVEGA; from the coding sequence GTGGCTTCCGTCGAGTTCCCCGACTCGCTCGCCGACGTGCTGGCAGGAGTGCAGCGCATGGTCCGGCGGCGGCTGCGGCACGGTACGCCGGCCCCGGCCCTGCGGGGCGCGCAGGTCGAACTGCTGCGGCTGGTCGTCTCCCGGCCCGGGATCAGGGTGTCGGAAGCGGCACGGGAGCTGTACCTCGCCGGGAACTCCGTCTCCACGCTGGTCCACCAACTGAGCCGCGCCGGGTTCCTGCGGCGCGAGACCGATGCCGCCGACCGCCGCTCCGTGCGGCTGCTGCCCACCACGGCGGCGGCCTCGCGCCTGGCGGACTGGGAGCAGCGCCGGTCCGCCCTGGTGCGCGAGCAGGTGGCGCGCCTGCCGGCCGACGAGCGGGCGGCCCTCGCCGCGGCCCTGCCGGCGCTGCGCAGACTGGCCCGGAACCTGCACGAGGACGTGGAGGGCGCATGA
- a CDS encoding ABC transporter permease, protein MSGTHAIRRPGSAEPAGGGPFDLLLVPPNPRMGWRVLPARVVAMCVVELQKLRHDRTELYTRAVQPALWLLIFGETFTRIKAIPTGGIPYIDFLAPGIIAQSAMFIAIFYGIMIIWERDAGILTKLLVTPTPRSALISGKAFASGVKALIQAAVVIVIATVLGVAMTWNPLKLLGVAVAVVLGSAFFSCLSITIAGIVLTRDRLMGIGQAITMPLFFASNALYPVAIMPGWLRAISLVNPLTYQVDALRGLLLGTPSHLLLDYGVLAFAAVLGITAASSLLGRLAR, encoded by the coding sequence ATGTCAGGAACGCACGCCATACGGCGGCCCGGCTCGGCTGAGCCCGCGGGCGGCGGGCCCTTCGACCTGCTGCTCGTCCCGCCGAACCCGCGTATGGGCTGGCGGGTGCTGCCCGCCCGGGTCGTGGCCATGTGCGTGGTCGAACTGCAGAAGCTGCGCCACGACCGGACCGAGCTCTACACCCGCGCCGTCCAGCCGGCACTCTGGCTGCTGATCTTCGGCGAGACCTTCACCCGCATCAAGGCCATCCCGACCGGCGGCATCCCGTACATCGACTTCCTCGCGCCGGGCATCATCGCCCAGTCCGCGATGTTCATCGCGATCTTCTACGGCATCATGATCATCTGGGAGCGGGACGCCGGCATCCTGACCAAGCTCCTCGTGACCCCGACCCCCCGGTCCGCCCTGATCAGCGGCAAGGCGTTCGCCTCCGGGGTGAAGGCTCTGATCCAGGCCGCCGTGGTGATCGTCATCGCCACCGTCCTGGGCGTGGCCATGACCTGGAACCCGCTGAAGCTGCTCGGGGTCGCGGTCGCCGTCGTGCTCGGCTCGGCCTTCTTCTCCTGCCTGTCGATCACGATCGCGGGCATCGTGCTCACCCGGGACCGGCTCATGGGCATCGGCCAGGCCATCACGATGCCGCTCTTCTTCGCGTCGAACGCGCTGTACCCGGTGGCGATCATGCCCGGCTGGCTCCGGGCGATCAGCCTGGTCAACCCGCTCACCTACCAGGTGGACGCACTGCGCGGGCTGCTCCTCGGCACCCCTTCCCACCTGCTGCTCGACTACGGCGTCCTGGCCTTCGCCGCCGTCCTGGGCATCACGGCCGCCTCGTCCCTCCTGGGCCGGCTGGCCCGCTGA